Genomic DNA from Leucobacter triazinivorans:
CCGCGAACCGCGGATCGCGCCGCAGCCGTGTGCGCAGATCCTCAGCCGCCCGGATCGCTGCTCCGATCCGCTCCTCCCCCGTGACCAGCGCACGACGGGCCGCGTCGAGCGAGCTCATCAGCACGCCGCTCATCGATGTCGACGCCGTCATGGAGAACGCGCGCGCCACGAGCGGTTCGAGGCGGTCGGCGAAGGGGCCGTGGCCCAGGTGCAGCATGGCCGACTGGGTGAGGGATCCCGCGAGCTTGTGCGTGCTCGAGACCACGAGGTCGGCGCCCAGTCGCGCCGGCGACTCGGGCAGCTCCGGGTGGAAGCCGAAGTGGGCGCCCCAGGCGCCGTCGACGATGAGCGCGGCGCCGTGCGCGTGGGCGACATCGGCGAGGCCCCGCACATCCGCTGTCGAGCCGAAGTAGCTCGGCGAGACGACGTAGACGCTCGACACTGCGCGCCCGGCCTCGGATTCGCGGGTGAGCGCCGCGTCGAGCGCGTCCGGCGCGAGTCCGTGCGCGATCCCATGATGCGCGTCAATCGCCGGCGCGACGAAGGAAGGGATCAGTCCGGCGAGCAGCACCCCGTCGGTGAAACTGGAGTGCATGCTGCGCTGGATCAGCACGCGCTCGCCGAGCCCGCGCACGGCGATGGCCGCCGTGCGGTTCGCCTGCGATGCGCCGTTGGTGAGGAACCAGCTGCGCCGGGCGCCCCAGGCCTCTGCGGCGAGGCGCTGAGCGTCGACGAGCGGCGAGTCGTCTCCGAGGTCGATCCCCTCGATCATGAGCGGCACATCGAGTCGCGCCGCACGCGGCCCGAGGAGCTGCGCGATGTGCGCGCCGCCGTCGTCCGGGTCGTTCCCGTGCCCGGGCACCATCATCGAGAGCGGCTCGGAGGCGCCGAAGCGCTCGATCGCCTCGGCGTACGGAGCCTGCTGCTGCTCGGCGGAGAAGCGGCGCGCGAACGCCTCCTCGCCGGTCGCCGAGATGCCGGCGGACGCCGCGCTCGGACCCGTGCGGTCATCGGGGCCGGGGCGGGCCTCGGAGCCGGGCACGTCGTCGTCGATGCGGGTACCGGGCGTCCACGAATCCTGATGCAGCATGGAGTCATGATCCCGCGCCCTCGGCACGGGCTGGAACCCTGCATTCGCCTCACGGGCGCAATATGCTGTATTGAACCACTCCCCCGCGATCTCGCACGCCGCTCCAGAAGGATGGTGGACCTCATGATCGACCTCAGACAGCTCCTGGCGCTCAGCGCCGTGGCCGCCGAAGGATCGGTGGCGCGCGCAGCCACCCGACTGGGCTGGAGCCAGCCGACGGTCGACTATCACCTGCGCAATCTCGACCGCCTCGTGGGCGCAGACCTCACCGAGCGCAGCACCCGCGGCAGCAAGCTGACCACGGCGGGATCGCTCATGCTCGAGCGGGGCCAGGAGATCCTCGGCCTCGCCGAACGGGCGCTGACCGACGTGCGCGATCTCGCTCAGTTGGGTCGGATCCGCCTGAGGTTCGGCACGTTCCCGACGGCCGCCGCGCGTCTCCTCCCCGGAATCACGAGCCGCGTGGCCGAACTCGGCATCGAACTCGACGCCACGCTCGAGGAGCTCGCGCCGCTCGTCACGCGGGTCAACCAGCACACGCTCGACGCCGCACTCGTCTACGCGGCAGGCGGCTACCGACTCCCGTTCCGCGCCGAGGTGCACACCACGCACCTCTTCACGGATCCGATGCTCGTCGCCCTGCCCGCGTCGCACCCGGCCGCGCGGCACCGCACCTTCGATCAGGAGACGCTGCTCTCGCTCGCCACCGACAGCTGGGTGATGGGCTCGACCCCGGGCGACACGCTCGATGATCTCGTGCGAGAAGTGTTCCAGGCGGCCGGCCATCAGATCGACGTCGCGATCAGAACCGACGACTACTCCGTCGTGCTCGGGCTCGT
This window encodes:
- a CDS encoding LysR family transcriptional regulator, with product MIDLRQLLALSAVAAEGSVARAATRLGWSQPTVDYHLRNLDRLVGADLTERSTRGSKLTTAGSLMLERGQEILGLAERALTDVRDLAQLGRIRLRFGTFPTAAARLLPGITSRVAELGIELDATLEELAPLVTRVNQHTLDAALVYAAGGYRLPFRAEVHTTHLFTDPMLVALPASHPAARHRTFDQETLLSLATDSWVMGSTPGDTLDDLVREVFQAAGHQIDVAIRTDDYSVVLGLVAAGMAVALVPSLVGNRPPEGVVLRPVDDPRFTRELLLAAPAGPGGPSAAVRQLAEAVRRSISALG
- a CDS encoding aminotransferase class I/II-fold pyridoxal phosphate-dependent enzyme; the encoded protein is MLHQDSWTPGTRIDDDVPGSEARPGPDDRTGPSAASAGISATGEEAFARRFSAEQQQAPYAEAIERFGASEPLSMMVPGHGNDPDDGGAHIAQLLGPRAARLDVPLMIEGIDLGDDSPLVDAQRLAAEAWGARRSWFLTNGASQANRTAAIAVRGLGERVLIQRSMHSSFTDGVLLAGLIPSFVAPAIDAHHGIAHGLAPDALDAALTRESEAGRAVSSVYVVSPSYFGSTADVRGLADVAHAHGAALIVDGAWGAHFGFHPELPESPARLGADLVVSSTHKLAGSLTQSAMLHLGHGPFADRLEPLVARAFSMTASTSMSGVLMSSLDAARRALVTGEERIGAAIRAAEDLRTRLRRDPRFAVISDGFGEFPDIVDTDPLRVPIDVSALGRSGHWVRGRMIREHGVYLEMSTATSVVAVIGALRTPDVARFSAALDQVADEAARLGPEERGAAFPELPEPGALRLLPRDAYFGASEIVPAQEAIGRVSADTLAAYPPGIPNLLPGEEITAETVKFLRAVAASPTGYVRGAVDAAVDGIRVVS